Sequence from the Deltaproteobacteria bacterium genome:
CGTTACCGGGCAATTTCCCGACGTCAGCGCCGACGGAGGTGCGCCATGCCGTTCGTCAACATCACCCTCTACGAAGGCCATCCCAAGGAGCGCAAGGACGAGATCGCGCGCCGCGTGACGGAGACGATCACGGAGGTCTGCAAGCTCCCGCCGCAGGCCGTCTGGGTGGTCTTCAACGAGGTCACGCCGCCCGACTG
This genomic interval carries:
- a CDS encoding 4-oxalocrotonate tautomerase (4-OT; member of subfamily 5; forms a dimer; the function in the Escherichia coli cell is unknown), coding for MPFVNITLYEGHPKERKDEIARRVTETITEVCKLPPQAVWVVFNEVTPPD